In Alosa alosa isolate M-15738 ecotype Scorff River chromosome 19, AALO_Geno_1.1, whole genome shotgun sequence, a genomic segment contains:
- the shprh gene encoding E3 ubiquitin-protein ligase SHPRH isoform X3 encodes MSSKRKRAPPVKVDDEAKKRLNWNMHEDRRNEVECELSTQSSDVIAECLPLSIEEPSCSKSFRVVVEEPDKSEVALSEDALIGSSYNAPSISEEIPGPSVSYTPRIKPGSEPGSATKSVTNDTVVLPLINRELDETWYVQIGEFNLRAQSPLVVEASQKWTLQRTGGRLCLCASGDQEDGYFDVEEQSLEYMCPVEASLGRLELEELDWLQKRRIAQLGLKPEEEYIKLPVYLLEAGLSHPEFLSEGSGRMKKANQLIQKLMEHFYDFIIPEVMEDAEDDDDIDLERQNVEELYDSVRHQHQREVEGEGLDVQHEALVPVLRPYQSQAVNWMLKREKYNSSASEADQPSLHFLWREIVTLCGKKLHYNIYTGCLILEFPQAGPDWPGGILADEMGLGKTVEVLALILFHTRQGLENSAPCLPEGVKVNYFVPPPPPEEKNGTPRKREPLPKERISYPAVRVMILTAIKEMKVGKGASINAIFAYLRTMFRYDPIKNRSHIKKSLAKLISEDLVEQVKGRGLGGSFKFGKKYKDTKKKTPVKQKPSSDGDVTPRRTSGRRSSRDMDAVVTSDLAGDLDTDTAPVPEAQETKKEKDSTNQHPPAESTKDQLPEEEKEEEEKKEDEEQVEKTEDECPPPHEEVKDPPPPTSVPEPDYHFECICGETGLLDYKARVQCLHCLLWQHADCVNYKQESQDTTPFYCPHCLVAMPPVRTGATLIISPSSICHQWVEEINRHIRSSSLRVLVYQGVKRHGFIQPHVLAEQEVVITTYDVLRSELNYVDLPHSNSEDGRRFRTHKRYMAVPSPLVAVEWWRVCLDEAQMVECTTAKAAEMALRLSSVNRWCVSGTPVQRGLEDLYGLVLFLGVDPYWVKHWWDQLLYRPYRRGNTEPLYNLMGRLLWRSAKKDVIDQIQIPPQMEEIHWLRFSPVESHFYQRQHEVCSQDALHKLRKISDWSLRLSSLDRRTVSTILCPLLRLRQACCHPQAVRGEFLPFQKSTMTMEELLKSLQKKCRVECEEAHRQLVCALNGLAGIHIIRDEFVEAVEMYREVLRSSEEHKGRLKTDSLQRLHATHNLMELLSAKHDGIPPTLRDDRLKEEAEQLRQHYMTKSNSEVSEAQQNLQPVLQNIKELKRKVNLRSPWWMEVIAQAIEYSMVDDLVGRIQNELTCTYKQEANKLSMADKFRDGRGLQFLLTTQMDDLLKSQKVVQDAVKRLEGSPSQAIIEEATMCHLRPVRLPLNNCVFCKADELFTDYESKLFSHTVKGQTAIFEEMIEDEEGLVDDRLPTTSRGLWAASETERALKAILAFARARRLDAQLLEEASTFMELFESWKKEYKVLHEYWMTLRDHVSAIDELGMATERLRVRLPDEPKQKVLHIIEPHEVDQNRVKLLNDRAVARSQLQKKLGQLLYLTNLEKSQDKSTGGLNPEPCPICARSLGQEWAVLTCGHCFCNECIAIIMEQYSVGSRRRAIKCAICRQTTSHTDISYVFTTQNNGAGEDIPVKGSHSTKVEAVVRVLKKIQMTDPGAKSLVFSTWQGVLDIIAKALFDNNLEFSQINGIHNFQKNLCSFKYEEKVNILLLPLHTGSNGLNIIEATHVLLVEPILNPAHQLQAIGRVHRIGQTKPTFVHRFLIRSTIEEKMQAMLKTVEKSHAAATMKHSEASVFTVADLAELFTEDAEERESLED; translated from the exons ATGAGTAGCAAAAGAAAAAGAGCACCACCAGTCAAGGTGGATGACGAGGCAAAGAAGAGACTGAACTGGAATATGCATGAGGACCGGAGGAACGAGGTAGAGTGTGAGTTATCGACACAGAGTTCCGATGTCATAGCAGAATGTTTACCCCTCTCCATTGAGGAACCTAGTTGTTCGAAATCTTTTCGCGTTGTTGTCGAAGAGCCAGACAAGTCAGAGGTAGCACTCTCTGAGGACGCCCTCATCGGTTCCAGTTATAATGCTCCCTCTATAAGTGAAGAGATTCCTGGCCCTAGCGTCAGCTATACACCTCGAATTAAGCCTGGCTCGGAGCCGGGTAGCGCGACCAAGAGTGTCACAAATGATACCGTTGTCCTACCCCTAATTAACCGCGAATTGGATGAGACGTGGTATGTACAGATCGGAGAGTTTAACCTTCGTGCCCAGTCCCCACTGGTAGTGGAGGCTAGTCAGAAGTGGACACTTCAGAGGACTGGTGGCAGGTTGTGCTTGTGCGCGTCTGGTGATCAGGAGGATGGGTACTTTGATGTGGAGGAGCAGAGCCTGGAGTACATGTGCCCAGTGGAAGCATCTTTGGGCAGGTTAGagttggaggagttggactggCTTCAGAAGAGGAGGATCGCCCAGCTTGGTCTCAAGCCTGAAGAGGAATATATTAAG CTCCCAGTCTATTTGCTGGAGGCTGGATTAAGCCATCCTGAGTTCCTCAGTGAAGGCAGTGGCCGCATGAAGAAGGCAAACCAGCTGATCCAGAAGCTCATGGAGCACTTTTATGACTTCATCATTCCAG AGGTGATGGAGGATGCGGAGGACGATGACGACATAGACCTTGAGCGACAGAACGTGGAGGAGCTGTACGACAGCGTGCGCCATCAGCACCAGCGTGAGGTGGAGGGTGAAGGCTTGGACGTGCAGCATGAGGCCCTGGTGCCTGTGCTGAGACCCTACCAGAGTCAGGCGGTCAACTGGATGCTCAAAAGGGAGAAGTACAACAGCAGTGCCTCTGAAG CAGATCAACCATCATTACATTTCCTGTGGCGTGAAATTGTGACTCTGTGTGGAAAGAAACTGCACTACAACATATACACAGGCTG TTTGATCCTGGAGTTTCCTCAGGCTGGGCCAGACTGGCCAGGGGGTATCTTGGCGGACGAGATGGGTTTGGGGAAGACTGTGGAAGTGCTGGCCCTCATTTTGTTCCATACAAGGCAGGGCCTGGAGAACAGCGCCCCCTGTCTGCCTGAG GGAGTGAAAGTAAACTACTTTGTGCCTCCCCCACCACCGGAGGAGAAAAATGGCACACCACGCAAGCGTGAGCCCCTACCCAAGGAGAGAATCTCTTACCCTG CTGTTCGTGTGATGATTCTCACTGCCATCAAAGAGATGAAGGTGGGTAAAGGAGCCTCTATCAATGCCATCTTCGCCTATCTTCGCACGATGTTCAGGTACGACCCCATAAAGAACCGCAGTCACATCAAAAAGAGCCTCGCCAAGCTCATCAGCGAGGACCTCGTGGAGCAGGTCAAAGGTCGAGGCCTGGGAGGGTCCTTCAAGTTTGGAAAGAAGTACAAGGACACAAAGAAGAAGACACCAGTCAAGCAAAAGCCT AGCTCCGATGGGGATGTCACTCCTCGGAGAACATCAGGCAGACGCTCTTCTCGGGACATGGATGCTgtggtgacctctgacctcgcTGGAGAtctagacacagacacagccccTGTCCCAGAAGCTCAGGAAACCAAAAAGGAGAAAGACTCGACCAACCAACACCCTCCAGCAGAGAGCACCAAAGACCAGCTCcctgaagaggagaaggaggaggaggagaagaaggaggatgAGGAGCAGGTGGAGAAAACTGAAGATGAGTGTCCACCCCCCCATGAAGAAGTGAaggaccccccaccccctacctCTGTCCCTGAGCCAGACTACCACTTTGAGTGCATCTGTGGGGAGACAGGTCTACTGGACTACAAG GCTCGTGTCCAGTGCCTGCACTGTCTGCTGTGGCAGCATGCAGACTGTGTCAACTACAAGCAGGAGAGCCAGGACACCACACCGTTCTACTGCCCGCACTGCCTGGTGGCCATGCCACCCGTGCGCACCGGTGCCACCCTCATCATCTCGCCCAGCTCCATCTGCCACCAGTGGGTGGAGGAGATCAACCGCCACATCCGCTCCTCCTCGCTGCGCGTGctg GTGTACCAAGGTGTAAAACGGCACGGCTTCATCCAGCCGCACGTGCTGGCCGAGCAGGAAGTGGTCATCACCACATACGACGTGCTGCGCTCCGAGCTGAACTACGTGGACCTGCCCCACAGCAACAGCGAGGACGGCCGCCGCTTCCGCACACACAAGCGCTACATGGCCGTGCCCAGCCCCCTGGTGGCCGTGGAGTGGTGGCGCGTCTGCCTGGACGAGGCCCAGATGGTGGAGTGCACCACTGCTAAA GCTGCTGAGATGGCCCTGCGTCTGTCCTCTGTGAACCGCTGGTGCGTAAGTGGGACACCTGTGCAGAGGGGATTGGAAG atctTTATGGCCTGGTGCTGTTTCTGGGTGTTGACCCGTACTGGGTGAAGCACTGGTGGGACCAGCTGCTGTATCGCCCTTATCGCCGCGGCAACACCGAGCCCCTCTACAACCTCATGGGCCGCTTGCTATGGCGCTCCGCTAAGAAAGACGTCATCGACCAG ATCCAGATCCCCCCTCAGATGGAGGAGATCCACTGGCTGCGCTTCTCGCCCGTGGAGAGCCACTTCTACCAGCGCCAGCACGAGGTCTGCTCCCAGGACGCCCTGCACAAGCTGCGTAAGATCTCCGACTGGTCACTGCGCCTGAGCAGCCTGGACCGCCGCACGGTCAGCACCATCCTGTGCCCGCTGCTGCGTCTGCGCCAGGCCTGCTGCCATCCTCAGGCCGTCCGTGGAGAGTTCCTGCCTTTCCAGAAGAG cacCATGACCATGGAGGAGCTGCTCAAGTCCCTGCAAAAGAAGTGTCGTGTGGAGTGTGAGGAGGCCCACAGGCAGCTGGTGTGTGCCCTCAATGGCCTGGCTGGTATCCACATCATCAGAG atgaGTTTGTGGAGGCGGTAGAAATGTACAGAGAGGTGCTGCGGTCATCAGAGGAACATAAAGGCCGACTGAAAACAGACTCCTTACAG AGACTCCATGCCACACACAACCTGATGGAGCTGCTCAGTGCAAAGCATGATGGGATACCCCCAACCCTTCGGGATGACCGACTAAAAGAAGAG GCAGAACAGCTAAGGCAGCACTACATGACCAAATCTAACTCCGAGGTGTCGGAAGCTCAGCAGAACCTGCAGCCAGTGCTCCAGAACATCAAAGAACTCAAACGCAAA GTTAACCTGCGTTCCCCCTGGTGGATGGAGGTCATAGCGCAGGCCATTGAGTACTCCATGGTTGACGACTTGGTCGGGCGCATCCAGAATGAGCTCACCTGCACCTACAAGCAGGAGGCCAACAAGCTGTCCATGGCAGACAA GTTCCGAGACGGCCGCGGCCTGCAGTTTCTGCTCACCACCCAGATGGACGACCTGCTCAAGTCTCAGAAGGTGGTGCAGGATGCGGTCAAGAGGCTGGAAGGCTCGCCCTCACAGGCCATCATCGAGGAAGCCACTATGTGTCATCTCAGGCCCGTCCGTCTGCCACTCAACAA CTGTGTTTTCTGCAAAGCTGACGAGCTCTTCACTGACTACGAATCGAAGCTGTTCTCTCACAC ggtcaaaggtcagacgGCCATCTTTGAGGAGATGATCGAGGACGAGGAGGGTCTGGTGGACGACCGCCTGCCCACCACCAGCCGCGGCCTGTGGGCAGCCAGCGAGACGGAGAGAGCCCTCAAGGCCATCCTGGCGTTCGCCCGTGCGCGCCGCCTGGACGCCCAGCTGCTAGAGGAGGCCAGCACCTTCATGGAGCTCTTCGAGTCCTGGAAGAAGGAgtacaagg TACTGCATGAGTACTGGATGACCCTGCGGGACCACGTGTCGGCCATCGATGAGCTGGGCATGGCCACCGAGAGGCTGCGTGTGCGTCTGCCCGACGAGCCCAAACAGAAGGTCCTGCACATCATAGAACCACACGAG GTGGATCAGAACCGAGTCAAGCTGCTGAATGACCGGGCCGTGGCCAGATCCCAGCTGCAGAAGAAGCTCGGTCAGCTACTCTACCTCACCAACCTCGAGAAG TCTCAGGATAAATCAACAGGAGGGCTCAACCCAGAGCCATGTCCCATCTGTGCCCGTTCCCTTGGACAGGAG tGGGCTGTGCTGACCTGTGGCCACTGCTTCTGTAACGAGTGCATCGCCATCATCATGGAGCAGTACAGCGTGGGCTCTCGCCGCAGAGCCATCAAGTGCGCCATCTGCAGACAGACCACCTCCCACACCGACATCTCCTACGTGTTCACCACCCAGAACAACGGCGCCGGAGAGGACATCCCCGTCAAG GGCAGTCACTCCACCAAGGTGGAAGCTGTGGTCAGAGTCCTGAAGAAGATTCAGATGACGGACCCAGGAGCCAAGTCCTTGGTGTTCTCCACG TGGCAGGGGGTGCTAGACATCATCGCCAAAGCGCTTTTTGACAACAACCTGGAATTCTCCCAGATCAATGGCATCCACAATTTTCAG aaaaACCTGTGTTCTTTCAAGTACGAGGAAAAGGTCAATATCCTGCTGCTGCCACTTCACACTGGCTCCAACGGGCTCAACATCATTGAGGCAACTCATGTGCTATTGGTGGAGCCCATACTGAATCCGGCCCATCAGCTGCAGGCTATTGGCCGTGTGCACCGCATTGGCCAGACAAA ACCCACCTTTGTGCACAGGTTCCTCATCAGGTCAACCATAGAGGAGAAGATGCAGGCCATGCTGAAGACTGTTGAGAAGAG CCACGCCGCCGCCACCATGAAGCATTCTGAAGCGTCCGTCTTCACTGTAGCTGACCTGGCGGAGCTCTTCACGGAGGATGCAGAGGAGCGTGAGAGCCTGGAGGActga
- the shprh gene encoding E3 ubiquitin-protein ligase SHPRH isoform X2: protein MSSKRKRAPPVKVDDEAKKRLNWNMHEDRRNEVECELSTQSSDVIAECLPLSIEEPSCSKSFRVVVEEPDKSEVALSEDALIGSSYNAPSISEEIPGPSVSYTPRIKPGSEPGSATKSVTNDTVVLPLINRELDETWYVQIGEFNLRAQSPLVVEASQKWTLQRTGGRLCLCASGDQEDGYFDVEEQSLEYMCPVEASLGRLELEELDWLQKRRIAQLGLKPEEEYIKLPVYLLEAGLSHPEFLSEGSGRMKKANQLIQKLMEHFYDFIIPEVMEDAEDDDDIDLERQNVEELYDSVRHQHQREVEGEGLDVQHEALVPVLRPYQSQAVNWMLKREKYNSSASEDQPSLHFLWREIVTLCGKKLHYNIYTGCLILEFPQAGPDWPGGILADEMGLGKTVEVLALILFHTRQGLENSAPCLPEGVKVNYFVPPPPPEEKNGTPRKREPLPKERISYPAVRVMILTAIKEMKVGKGASINAIFAYLRTMFRYDPIKNRSHIKKSLAKLISEDLVEQVKGRGLGGSFKFGKKYKDTKKKTPVKQKPQSSDGDVTPRRTSGRRSSRDMDAVVTSDLAGDLDTDTAPVPEAQETKKEKDSTNQHPPAESTKDQLPEEEKEEEEKKEDEEQVEKTEDECPPPHEEVKDPPPPTSVPEPDYHFECICGETGLLDYKARVQCLHCLLWQHADCVNYKQESQDTTPFYCPHCLVAMPPVRTGATLIISPSSICHQWVEEINRHIRSSSLRVLVYQGVKRHGFIQPHVLAEQEVVITTYDVLRSELNYVDLPHSNSEDGRRFRTHKRYMAVPSPLVAVEWWRVCLDEAQMVECTTAKAAEMALRLSSVNRWCVSGTPVQRGLEDLYGLVLFLGVDPYWVKHWWDQLLYRPYRRGNTEPLYNLMGRLLWRSAKKDVIDQIQIPPQMEEIHWLRFSPVESHFYQRQHEVCSQDALHKLRKISDWSLRLSSLDRRTVSTILCPLLRLRQACCHPQAVRGEFLPFQKSTMTMEELLKSLQKKCRVECEEAHRQLVCALNGLAGIHIIRDEFVEAVEMYREVLRSSEEHKGRLKTDSLQRLHATHNLMELLSAKHDGIPPTLRDDRLKEEAEQLRQHYMTKSNSEVSEAQQNLQPVLQNIKELKRKVNLRSPWWMEVIAQAIEYSMVDDLVGRIQNELTCTYKQEANKLSMADKFRDGRGLQFLLTTQMDDLLKSQKVVQDAVKRLEGSPSQAIIEEATMCHLRPVRLPLNNCVFCKADELFTDYESKLFSHTVKGQTAIFEEMIEDEEGLVDDRLPTTSRGLWAASETERALKAILAFARARRLDAQLLEEASTFMELFESWKKEYKVLHEYWMTLRDHVSAIDELGMATERLRVRLPDEPKQKVLHIIEPHEVDQNRVKLLNDRAVARSQLQKKLGQLLYLTNLEKSQDKSTGGLNPEPCPICARSLGQEWAVLTCGHCFCNECIAIIMEQYSVGSRRRAIKCAICRQTTSHTDISYVFTTQNNGAGEDIPVKGSHSTKVEAVVRVLKKIQMTDPGAKSLVFSTWQGVLDIIAKALFDNNLEFSQINGIHNFQKNLCSFKYEEKVNILLLPLHTGSNGLNIIEATHVLLVEPILNPAHQLQAIGRVHRIGQTKPTFVHRFLIRSTIEEKMQAMLKTVEKSHAAATMKHSEASVFTVADLAELFTEDAEERESLED, encoded by the exons ATGAGTAGCAAAAGAAAAAGAGCACCACCAGTCAAGGTGGATGACGAGGCAAAGAAGAGACTGAACTGGAATATGCATGAGGACCGGAGGAACGAGGTAGAGTGTGAGTTATCGACACAGAGTTCCGATGTCATAGCAGAATGTTTACCCCTCTCCATTGAGGAACCTAGTTGTTCGAAATCTTTTCGCGTTGTTGTCGAAGAGCCAGACAAGTCAGAGGTAGCACTCTCTGAGGACGCCCTCATCGGTTCCAGTTATAATGCTCCCTCTATAAGTGAAGAGATTCCTGGCCCTAGCGTCAGCTATACACCTCGAATTAAGCCTGGCTCGGAGCCGGGTAGCGCGACCAAGAGTGTCACAAATGATACCGTTGTCCTACCCCTAATTAACCGCGAATTGGATGAGACGTGGTATGTACAGATCGGAGAGTTTAACCTTCGTGCCCAGTCCCCACTGGTAGTGGAGGCTAGTCAGAAGTGGACACTTCAGAGGACTGGTGGCAGGTTGTGCTTGTGCGCGTCTGGTGATCAGGAGGATGGGTACTTTGATGTGGAGGAGCAGAGCCTGGAGTACATGTGCCCAGTGGAAGCATCTTTGGGCAGGTTAGagttggaggagttggactggCTTCAGAAGAGGAGGATCGCCCAGCTTGGTCTCAAGCCTGAAGAGGAATATATTAAG CTCCCAGTCTATTTGCTGGAGGCTGGATTAAGCCATCCTGAGTTCCTCAGTGAAGGCAGTGGCCGCATGAAGAAGGCAAACCAGCTGATCCAGAAGCTCATGGAGCACTTTTATGACTTCATCATTCCAG AGGTGATGGAGGATGCGGAGGACGATGACGACATAGACCTTGAGCGACAGAACGTGGAGGAGCTGTACGACAGCGTGCGCCATCAGCACCAGCGTGAGGTGGAGGGTGAAGGCTTGGACGTGCAGCATGAGGCCCTGGTGCCTGTGCTGAGACCCTACCAGAGTCAGGCGGTCAACTGGATGCTCAAAAGGGAGAAGTACAACAGCAGTGCCTCTGAAG ATCAACCATCATTACATTTCCTGTGGCGTGAAATTGTGACTCTGTGTGGAAAGAAACTGCACTACAACATATACACAGGCTG TTTGATCCTGGAGTTTCCTCAGGCTGGGCCAGACTGGCCAGGGGGTATCTTGGCGGACGAGATGGGTTTGGGGAAGACTGTGGAAGTGCTGGCCCTCATTTTGTTCCATACAAGGCAGGGCCTGGAGAACAGCGCCCCCTGTCTGCCTGAG GGAGTGAAAGTAAACTACTTTGTGCCTCCCCCACCACCGGAGGAGAAAAATGGCACACCACGCAAGCGTGAGCCCCTACCCAAGGAGAGAATCTCTTACCCTG CTGTTCGTGTGATGATTCTCACTGCCATCAAAGAGATGAAGGTGGGTAAAGGAGCCTCTATCAATGCCATCTTCGCCTATCTTCGCACGATGTTCAGGTACGACCCCATAAAGAACCGCAGTCACATCAAAAAGAGCCTCGCCAAGCTCATCAGCGAGGACCTCGTGGAGCAGGTCAAAGGTCGAGGCCTGGGAGGGTCCTTCAAGTTTGGAAAGAAGTACAAGGACACAAAGAAGAAGACACCAGTCAAGCAAAAGCCT CAGAGCTCCGATGGGGATGTCACTCCTCGGAGAACATCAGGCAGACGCTCTTCTCGGGACATGGATGCTgtggtgacctctgacctcgcTGGAGAtctagacacagacacagccccTGTCCCAGAAGCTCAGGAAACCAAAAAGGAGAAAGACTCGACCAACCAACACCCTCCAGCAGAGAGCACCAAAGACCAGCTCcctgaagaggagaaggaggaggaggagaagaaggaggatgAGGAGCAGGTGGAGAAAACTGAAGATGAGTGTCCACCCCCCCATGAAGAAGTGAaggaccccccaccccctacctCTGTCCCTGAGCCAGACTACCACTTTGAGTGCATCTGTGGGGAGACAGGTCTACTGGACTACAAG GCTCGTGTCCAGTGCCTGCACTGTCTGCTGTGGCAGCATGCAGACTGTGTCAACTACAAGCAGGAGAGCCAGGACACCACACCGTTCTACTGCCCGCACTGCCTGGTGGCCATGCCACCCGTGCGCACCGGTGCCACCCTCATCATCTCGCCCAGCTCCATCTGCCACCAGTGGGTGGAGGAGATCAACCGCCACATCCGCTCCTCCTCGCTGCGCGTGctg GTGTACCAAGGTGTAAAACGGCACGGCTTCATCCAGCCGCACGTGCTGGCCGAGCAGGAAGTGGTCATCACCACATACGACGTGCTGCGCTCCGAGCTGAACTACGTGGACCTGCCCCACAGCAACAGCGAGGACGGCCGCCGCTTCCGCACACACAAGCGCTACATGGCCGTGCCCAGCCCCCTGGTGGCCGTGGAGTGGTGGCGCGTCTGCCTGGACGAGGCCCAGATGGTGGAGTGCACCACTGCTAAA GCTGCTGAGATGGCCCTGCGTCTGTCCTCTGTGAACCGCTGGTGCGTAAGTGGGACACCTGTGCAGAGGGGATTGGAAG atctTTATGGCCTGGTGCTGTTTCTGGGTGTTGACCCGTACTGGGTGAAGCACTGGTGGGACCAGCTGCTGTATCGCCCTTATCGCCGCGGCAACACCGAGCCCCTCTACAACCTCATGGGCCGCTTGCTATGGCGCTCCGCTAAGAAAGACGTCATCGACCAG ATCCAGATCCCCCCTCAGATGGAGGAGATCCACTGGCTGCGCTTCTCGCCCGTGGAGAGCCACTTCTACCAGCGCCAGCACGAGGTCTGCTCCCAGGACGCCCTGCACAAGCTGCGTAAGATCTCCGACTGGTCACTGCGCCTGAGCAGCCTGGACCGCCGCACGGTCAGCACCATCCTGTGCCCGCTGCTGCGTCTGCGCCAGGCCTGCTGCCATCCTCAGGCCGTCCGTGGAGAGTTCCTGCCTTTCCAGAAGAG cacCATGACCATGGAGGAGCTGCTCAAGTCCCTGCAAAAGAAGTGTCGTGTGGAGTGTGAGGAGGCCCACAGGCAGCTGGTGTGTGCCCTCAATGGCCTGGCTGGTATCCACATCATCAGAG atgaGTTTGTGGAGGCGGTAGAAATGTACAGAGAGGTGCTGCGGTCATCAGAGGAACATAAAGGCCGACTGAAAACAGACTCCTTACAG AGACTCCATGCCACACACAACCTGATGGAGCTGCTCAGTGCAAAGCATGATGGGATACCCCCAACCCTTCGGGATGACCGACTAAAAGAAGAG GCAGAACAGCTAAGGCAGCACTACATGACCAAATCTAACTCCGAGGTGTCGGAAGCTCAGCAGAACCTGCAGCCAGTGCTCCAGAACATCAAAGAACTCAAACGCAAA GTTAACCTGCGTTCCCCCTGGTGGATGGAGGTCATAGCGCAGGCCATTGAGTACTCCATGGTTGACGACTTGGTCGGGCGCATCCAGAATGAGCTCACCTGCACCTACAAGCAGGAGGCCAACAAGCTGTCCATGGCAGACAA GTTCCGAGACGGCCGCGGCCTGCAGTTTCTGCTCACCACCCAGATGGACGACCTGCTCAAGTCTCAGAAGGTGGTGCAGGATGCGGTCAAGAGGCTGGAAGGCTCGCCCTCACAGGCCATCATCGAGGAAGCCACTATGTGTCATCTCAGGCCCGTCCGTCTGCCACTCAACAA CTGTGTTTTCTGCAAAGCTGACGAGCTCTTCACTGACTACGAATCGAAGCTGTTCTCTCACAC ggtcaaaggtcagacgGCCATCTTTGAGGAGATGATCGAGGACGAGGAGGGTCTGGTGGACGACCGCCTGCCCACCACCAGCCGCGGCCTGTGGGCAGCCAGCGAGACGGAGAGAGCCCTCAAGGCCATCCTGGCGTTCGCCCGTGCGCGCCGCCTGGACGCCCAGCTGCTAGAGGAGGCCAGCACCTTCATGGAGCTCTTCGAGTCCTGGAAGAAGGAgtacaagg TACTGCATGAGTACTGGATGACCCTGCGGGACCACGTGTCGGCCATCGATGAGCTGGGCATGGCCACCGAGAGGCTGCGTGTGCGTCTGCCCGACGAGCCCAAACAGAAGGTCCTGCACATCATAGAACCACACGAG GTGGATCAGAACCGAGTCAAGCTGCTGAATGACCGGGCCGTGGCCAGATCCCAGCTGCAGAAGAAGCTCGGTCAGCTACTCTACCTCACCAACCTCGAGAAG TCTCAGGATAAATCAACAGGAGGGCTCAACCCAGAGCCATGTCCCATCTGTGCCCGTTCCCTTGGACAGGAG tGGGCTGTGCTGACCTGTGGCCACTGCTTCTGTAACGAGTGCATCGCCATCATCATGGAGCAGTACAGCGTGGGCTCTCGCCGCAGAGCCATCAAGTGCGCCATCTGCAGACAGACCACCTCCCACACCGACATCTCCTACGTGTTCACCACCCAGAACAACGGCGCCGGAGAGGACATCCCCGTCAAG GGCAGTCACTCCACCAAGGTGGAAGCTGTGGTCAGAGTCCTGAAGAAGATTCAGATGACGGACCCAGGAGCCAAGTCCTTGGTGTTCTCCACG TGGCAGGGGGTGCTAGACATCATCGCCAAAGCGCTTTTTGACAACAACCTGGAATTCTCCCAGATCAATGGCATCCACAATTTTCAG aaaaACCTGTGTTCTTTCAAGTACGAGGAAAAGGTCAATATCCTGCTGCTGCCACTTCACACTGGCTCCAACGGGCTCAACATCATTGAGGCAACTCATGTGCTATTGGTGGAGCCCATACTGAATCCGGCCCATCAGCTGCAGGCTATTGGCCGTGTGCACCGCATTGGCCAGACAAA ACCCACCTTTGTGCACAGGTTCCTCATCAGGTCAACCATAGAGGAGAAGATGCAGGCCATGCTGAAGACTGTTGAGAAGAG CCACGCCGCCGCCACCATGAAGCATTCTGAAGCGTCCGTCTTCACTGTAGCTGACCTGGCGGAGCTCTTCACGGAGGATGCAGAGGAGCGTGAGAGCCTGGAGGActga